One Thermoanaerobacter pseudethanolicus ATCC 33223 DNA window includes the following coding sequences:
- a CDS encoding MDR/zinc-dependent alcohol dehydrogenase-like family protein encodes MRGLHFDSKLELRTDLQKPKAQKGESLIKVVLASICNTDIEIMKGYKNFKGILGHEFVGIVEESDDPNLIGKRVVGDINIACGKCDLCRIGLYHHCRNRKVLGIKDKDGAFAEYLTLPNKNLYIVPNEIKDEEAVFTEPIAAALEIIEMYHVKPTDKVIIIGDGKLSQFITQVVALTGANLYVVGKHQEKLDYLKSKANIILLDNLDRLSLKNKFDIAIECTGNEGGLQLAQELVKPTGTIILKSTYNFLATLSPTDWVVNEIKMVGTRCGPMEAALRLLQRKLISTDYLISGIYSLEEYQEAFSKKNKLKAVIDLRK; translated from the coding sequence ATGAGGGGCTTGCATTTTGATAGCAAGTTAGAGCTGCGGACTGATTTGCAAAAGCCTAAGGCCCAAAAAGGCGAATCTTTGATTAAAGTTGTGTTGGCTTCTATCTGCAATACAGATATTGAGATAATGAAAGGATACAAGAATTTTAAGGGAATATTAGGCCATGAATTTGTAGGAATAGTAGAGGAATCTGATGACCCTAATTTAATAGGAAAAAGAGTAGTAGGCGATATCAATATAGCCTGTGGTAAATGTGACCTTTGTAGAATTGGACTTTACCACCATTGCCGTAATAGAAAAGTATTAGGGATAAAGGATAAGGATGGCGCTTTTGCTGAATATCTTACGCTGCCAAATAAAAACCTTTATATTGTACCAAATGAAATCAAAGATGAAGAAGCAGTTTTTACGGAACCTATTGCTGCAGCTTTAGAAATTATTGAGATGTATCACGTAAAACCCACTGATAAAGTAATAATAATTGGGGATGGTAAATTATCACAGTTTATTACTCAAGTTGTTGCTCTTACTGGGGCTAATTTATATGTGGTAGGGAAGCATCAAGAAAAGCTGGATTACCTAAAAAGTAAAGCAAATATTATTTTACTAGATAATTTAGATAGACTAAGTTTAAAAAATAAATTTGATATTGCTATTGAATGTACAGGAAATGAAGGAGGTTTGCAATTAGCTCAAGAATTAGTAAAACCTACAGGTACTATTATATTAAAAAGTACCTACAATTTCCTTGCTACTCTGAGTCCCACTGATTGGGTTGTTAATGAAATAAAAATGGTAGGTACGCGGTGTGGACCTATGGAAGCAGCCCTGAGACTACTCCAGAGAAAATTGATTTCTACAGATTATTTGATAAGTGGCATCTATTCTTTAGAGGAATATCAAGAGGCTTTTTCAAAAAAGAATAAATTAAAAGCAGTTATAGATCTGCGAAAATAA
- the mtnA gene encoding S-methyl-5-thioribose-1-phosphate isomerase yields the protein MKEIKSIEFKNEVLYLIDQRKLPNSYEIFECKTYRDVNFAIKEMVVRGAPAIGAAAAYGVVLAAKEFLKEDREIFFEKIEEALEVIANSRPTAVNLMWAVKRMKKVIEKNKELELIDIYQALKKEADSIYLEDIETNKKMAKFGNEVIKENAVILTHCNTGALATVGYGTALGVIREAHYSGKNIFVYADETRPRLQGSKLTAWELVQEGIPAKLIADSVAATLIRDGKIDVILVGADRIALNGDTANKIGTFMLSVIAKVYNVPFYVVAPTSTIDFEIESGKEIIIEERSPEEVTHINGVRIAPEGIEVYNPAFDVTPHENITGIITEKGIIKPPYKENILKLK from the coding sequence ATGAAAGAAATTAAATCAATAGAGTTTAAAAACGAAGTTTTGTATTTAATTGACCAAAGGAAATTACCTAATAGTTATGAGATTTTTGAATGCAAAACTTATAGGGATGTAAATTTTGCTATAAAAGAAATGGTAGTAAGAGGGGCTCCTGCTATTGGTGCTGCAGCAGCCTATGGTGTTGTGCTGGCAGCTAAAGAATTTCTCAAAGAAGATAGAGAAATATTTTTTGAAAAAATAGAGGAGGCCTTAGAAGTTATTGCAAACTCGAGACCTACAGCTGTAAATCTTATGTGGGCAGTAAAAAGGATGAAGAAAGTTATAGAGAAAAACAAGGAGTTAGAACTAATAGATATATATCAAGCTTTAAAAAAGGAAGCAGATAGTATTTATTTAGAAGATATAGAGACTAATAAAAAAATGGCTAAGTTTGGTAACGAAGTAATTAAAGAAAATGCTGTTATTTTAACCCACTGCAATACAGGAGCGCTTGCCACTGTAGGATATGGTACAGCCTTAGGAGTCATTAGAGAGGCTCACTATAGTGGTAAGAATATATTTGTGTACGCTGATGAGACAAGGCCTCGATTACAGGGCAGTAAGTTGACAGCTTGGGAATTAGTACAAGAAGGAATTCCTGCAAAATTAATTGCTGATAGTGTTGCTGCTACTTTAATAAGGGATGGGAAAATAGATGTGATATTAGTAGGAGCTGATAGAATTGCTTTAAATGGAGATACTGCTAACAAGATTGGGACTTTTATGTTATCTGTAATTGCAAAAGTATATAATGTTCCCTTTTATGTAGTAGCTCCTACCAGTACAATTGATTTTGAAATTGAGAGCGGAAAAGAAATAATAATAGAAGAAAGAAGTCCTGAGGAAGTTACTCATATAAACGGTGTTAGAATTGCTCCAGAGGGGATAGAAGTATACAATCCAGCTTTTGATGTGACTCCTCATGAAAACATCACGGGTATAATAACAGAAAAAGGGATAATTAAACCTCCATATAAAGAAAATATATTAAAACTAAAGTGA
- a CDS encoding ABC transporter ATP-binding protein yields the protein MSVIETNVNSKEIVIKDLTFRYKDQKERNAIENINLEIEKGEFVVIMGPSGAGKSTLAQCLNGLIPHFTKGHYSGDVIVKGIKVKETRVSKMAKEIGLVFQDFESQLFSTNTRLEIAFGPENFGVEREEIQRRIERILKIVNLEGLEDRQPSTLSGGQKQRLAIGSVLACMPSIICMDEPTTDLDPIGKIGIFNIAKELHKDKDLTLIIIEHETEEALNADRVIIMEKGRIIKDGKPEEILKEVELMEEIGIMPLQIPKYFLQVSSLKREELPLTYEEGIERFKELGLKIDEDKYNEILRKEEEREQSYGDVIIDVKDVEHVYANGTKALDGINLQIKEGEFLALLGHNGSGKTTLAKHLNCLLKPTSGSVIVYGKDTKKSNVFEIGNYVGYAFQNPDHQIFADTVYDEIAFGPRMRGCSEAEVKERVSEALKAVDMEGFEKEDPFSLSKGERQRIAVASILAARPKVIILDEPTTGLDYKEQKRMMELVKKLNESGHTIVMITHTMWIVSEYAHKVAVMKDGKIEMYGKVRDVFREDEKFFQLFLKTPPIVSMSNRLGKTFLSVEEMVSCTRR from the coding sequence ATGTCAGTTATTGAAACAAATGTTAATTCAAAGGAGATTGTGATAAAGGATTTAACTTTTAGATATAAAGACCAAAAAGAAAGAAATGCAATAGAAAATATTAACTTAGAAATTGAAAAAGGAGAATTTGTAGTGATTATGGGACCAAGTGGGGCAGGGAAATCTACATTAGCGCAATGCTTAAATGGCCTCATCCCTCATTTTACAAAAGGGCACTATAGCGGAGATGTTATAGTGAAAGGTATAAAAGTAAAGGAAACAAGAGTAAGCAAGATGGCAAAAGAGATAGGGCTCGTGTTTCAAGATTTTGAATCACAACTATTTTCTACAAACACAAGGTTGGAAATAGCTTTTGGTCCGGAAAATTTTGGAGTAGAAAGAGAAGAAATACAAAGACGAATAGAGAGAATATTAAAAATTGTTAATTTAGAAGGACTTGAAGATAGACAGCCTTCTACTCTTTCTGGTGGTCAAAAGCAAAGATTAGCTATAGGTTCTGTGTTAGCATGTATGCCAAGTATAATCTGTATGGATGAACCTACTACTGATTTAGATCCGATAGGCAAAATAGGTATTTTTAATATTGCAAAAGAATTACATAAAGATAAAGATTTGACTCTGATTATAATAGAGCATGAAACGGAAGAGGCGTTGAATGCTGATAGAGTGATTATAATGGAAAAAGGTAGAATTATAAAAGATGGGAAACCTGAAGAAATTCTCAAAGAAGTAGAATTAATGGAAGAAATAGGAATAATGCCTTTGCAAATTCCCAAGTACTTTTTACAAGTTTCTTCTTTAAAAAGAGAAGAACTACCACTTACTTATGAAGAAGGGATTGAGAGGTTTAAAGAATTAGGACTTAAAATAGACGAGGATAAGTATAATGAAATTCTTAGGAAAGAAGAGGAAAGAGAACAAAGTTATGGTGATGTGATAATAGATGTTAAAGATGTAGAGCATGTGTATGCTAATGGTACAAAAGCATTAGATGGAATTAACTTGCAGATAAAAGAAGGAGAATTTTTAGCACTTTTAGGACATAATGGAAGTGGCAAAACTACGTTGGCAAAACATTTAAATTGTCTCTTAAAACCTACCAGTGGTAGTGTGATAGTATATGGAAAAGATACTAAAAAGTCGAATGTATTTGAAATAGGAAATTATGTAGGGTATGCTTTTCAAAATCCCGACCATCAAATATTTGCAGATACCGTATATGATGAAATAGCTTTTGGACCTCGTATGAGAGGGTGTTCTGAAGCAGAAGTGAAGGAAAGAGTAAGTGAAGCATTAAAAGCTGTTGATATGGAGGGTTTTGAAAAAGAAGATCCTTTTTCACTATCTAAAGGAGAAAGACAAAGAATTGCTGTGGCTTCAATTTTAGCAGCAAGGCCAAAAGTCATTATTCTGGATGAACCTACTACTGGGTTAGATTATAAAGAACAGAAGAGAATGATGGAATTAGTGAAAAAATTGAATGAGAGTGGCCATACAATAGTGATGATAACTCATACAATGTGGATTGTATCAGAGTACGCTCATAAAGTAGCTGTGATGAAAGATGGCAAAATAGAAATGTATGGCAAAGTAAGGGATGTATTCAGAGAAGACGAAAAATTTTTTCAACTTTTTTTAAAAACACCTCCTATTGTTAGCATGAGTAATAGGTTGGGTAAAACTTTTTTGTCAGTAGAAGAAATGGTAAGTTGCACAAGGAGGTAA
- a CDS encoding energy-coupling factor transporter transmembrane component T family protein → MDMFLYLDKDSFLHKLDPRTKIFVMLVSFAIALMFSSLTVLLLLSAVIIVYGYIGKVLSNLKRIQVILIMIALMSILLWAFTYPGTTRLWGPITKEGIIYGIAIGLKFDIMIISGMIFLSSTKIEEISLGLVKLGIPYRPAFAFSTAIRLVPMIVATSYTITQAQKSRGLDLDTGSFLQRIKKYIPLLIPVLISVIRQANILAMALESKGFGYSDRRTNYLEIKYTAKDYILIAIAIVVLIIAIFFKVKYKM, encoded by the coding sequence ATGGATATGTTTCTGTATCTAGATAAAGATAGCTTTTTACATAAACTTGACCCACGTACAAAAATTTTCGTTATGCTTGTAAGCTTTGCAATAGCTCTCATGTTTAGTTCTTTAACAGTTCTTTTACTCTTATCAGCAGTGATAATTGTATATGGTTATATAGGGAAGGTACTTTCTAATCTTAAACGCATACAAGTAATTTTAATTATGATTGCTCTTATGTCGATTTTGTTATGGGCCTTTACTTATCCAGGAACTACTCGCCTTTGGGGGCCAATAACAAAAGAAGGAATAATTTATGGCATAGCTATAGGATTAAAATTTGATATTATGATAATTTCAGGAATGATTTTTTTAAGTTCTACAAAAATTGAAGAAATATCTCTCGGCTTAGTTAAATTAGGCATACCTTATAGGCCTGCTTTTGCTTTTTCTACAGCTATTAGATTGGTTCCAATGATAGTAGCTACTAGTTACACTATAACTCAGGCACAAAAATCAAGGGGATTAGATTTAGATACAGGTAGTTTTCTTCAGAGAATCAAAAAATATATTCCTTTATTAATACCTGTTTTGATTTCTGTAATACGACAAGCAAATATATTGGCTATGGCTTTAGAATCAAAAGGATTTGGATATAGCGACAGGAGGACAAATTATTTGGAAATAAAATATACAGCTAAAGATTATATACTAATAGCAATCGCAATTGTAGTATTGATAATTGCTATATTTTTCAAAGTTAAATACAAAATGTAG
- a CDS encoding S-methyl-5'-thioinosine phosphorylase, which produces MEKAIIGGTGFYEIGQKVSKKLVETKYGEVEIDIVTIEGEKIGFLPRHGKGHAVPPHLVNYRANIMALKQMGVKYVYATAAVGSFNENYEPGDVVVLKDFLDFTKSRPLTFFEGEDGVVRHVDMSDPYCSNLRAKFYNAAKKEDLLIKGDAVYVCTEGPRFETAQEIRMYKNLGADVVGMTNVPEVILAKELGMCYAAVGIVSNWATGMKGSITLHEIKDTLELNKEKVIKTFIRVFLEEKLDQNHCSCNRAVIEL; this is translated from the coding sequence ATGGAAAAGGCGATCATTGGTGGTACTGGATTTTACGAAATAGGACAAAAGGTGTCAAAAAAATTGGTAGAGACAAAATATGGAGAAGTGGAAATTGATATTGTGACTATTGAAGGGGAAAAAATTGGCTTTTTGCCCCGACACGGGAAAGGTCATGCAGTTCCACCTCATCTCGTAAATTATAGGGCAAATATTATGGCATTGAAACAAATGGGAGTAAAATATGTGTATGCAACAGCTGCAGTTGGTTCTTTTAATGAAAATTATGAGCCAGGGGATGTTGTAGTACTTAAAGATTTTTTAGATTTCACTAAATCGAGACCATTGACCTTTTTTGAAGGGGAAGATGGAGTGGTAAGACATGTAGATATGAGTGACCCTTATTGTAGCAATTTAAGGGCAAAATTTTACAATGCTGCTAAAAAAGAAGACTTATTAATAAAAGGAGATGCAGTTTATGTATGCACTGAAGGTCCACGATTTGAAACTGCACAAGAGATAAGAATGTATAAAAATTTAGGTGCCGATGTAGTAGGGATGACTAATGTTCCAGAAGTAATTTTAGCGAAAGAATTAGGAATGTGCTATGCTGCGGTGGGAATAGTTTCAAATTGGGCTACAGGAATGAAGGGCAGTATAACATTACATGAAATAAAAGATACTTTAGAATTGAACAAAGAAAAAGTGATAAAAACATTTATAAGAGTTTTTTTAGAAGAAAAATTAGATCAAAATCACTGTAGTTGTAATAGAGCAGTGATTGAATTATAA
- a CDS encoding QueT transporter family protein: MKEIFSMWKNTKMVVLVALSAGLYAAVLIPFKGFVLIPGITEIRPANTLPPVLGLLFGPAGAWGSAFGNLIGDFFGTLGVGSIFGFIGNFMQAYVPYKLWRNLGMLKADDLEPNLNSGRKVFAYIVAALIGAFACALTIGWGLDLLKMVPFAALASIIAVNNSIPSIVLGIPLLLILYPRIKKWNLLWTDIMEEEDISKPDAKARVAAIIMTLAVIIGLFGGLAAAVGVGQALFAAGFAAGGTGSLSVQIIAGLSTIIFILSGLLQ, encoded by the coding sequence GTGAAGGAAATTTTTAGCATGTGGAAGAACACTAAAATGGTTGTTTTAGTTGCTTTAAGTGCAGGATTATATGCAGCAGTTTTAATACCTTTCAAAGGTTTTGTCCTCATTCCTGGCATAACAGAAATAAGACCTGCTAATACTTTACCACCTGTTTTAGGATTACTCTTTGGACCTGCAGGGGCATGGGGTTCTGCTTTTGGAAATTTAATAGGTGATTTCTTTGGTACGCTGGGAGTTGGAAGTATTTTTGGATTTATAGGAAACTTTATGCAGGCTTATGTCCCTTATAAACTTTGGAGAAATCTTGGAATGTTGAAAGCAGACGACTTAGAACCAAACTTAAATTCTGGAAGAAAAGTTTTTGCATACATAGTAGCAGCATTAATTGGAGCTTTTGCATGTGCTCTTACCATAGGATGGGGTTTGGACCTTCTTAAAATGGTTCCTTTTGCGGCTTTAGCTTCTATAATAGCTGTAAATAATTCTATTCCTTCAATTGTATTAGGAATACCTTTATTGTTAATTTTGTATCCAAGAATTAAGAAATGGAATTTATTGTGGACTGATATAATGGAGGAAGAAGATATTTCTAAACCGGATGCAAAAGCAAGAGTAGCTGCAATAATAATGACGCTTGCAGTAATCATAGGACTTTTTGGTGGTTTAGCAGCAGCAGTAGGAGTAGGGCAGGCTTTGTTTGCTGCAGGTTTTGCAGCAGGTGGAACTGGTTCTCTTAGTGTACAAATAATAGCGGGATTAAGCACAATAATATTTATACTCTCTGGTTTATTGCAATAA
- a CDS encoding trans-sulfuration enzyme family protein, producing the protein MGVNKNYRFDTKVIHGNEFKKNPENALNPPIFQTTTFVFDDLEHVEKVMSFQSQDYVYTRGNNPTLRLFENRLAELEYGKGAVAFSSGMAAISSVLFSLLKPKDNVIIHKTLYGSSYNVVTNILPKYGVNYKIVDLTDISELEKSIDDSTKVVYFETPSNPNLSIIDIEEVARVCHKKDIKIVVDNTFATPYFQNPLLLGADVVVHSATKYIGGHGDALGGVAVSQDEKYIHYLKFDYMCEFGGVMSPFNAWLMLRGIKTLGIRMRQHEKNAIEVANFLNSHPKVKNVMYPGLKSFKGYEIAKKQMRGFGAIISFEIEGGTKNLEKFISNLRLCQLAVSLGDTETLVEVPSLMTHRGYPKEKLVEFGLSESMVRISVGLEDYNDIIEDLDQALNQI; encoded by the coding sequence ATGGGAGTAAATAAAAACTATCGGTTTGACACAAAAGTAATTCATGGAAATGAGTTTAAGAAAAACCCTGAAAATGCTTTGAATCCTCCAATTTTCCAGACGACTACTTTTGTTTTTGATGACCTTGAACATGTTGAAAAGGTGATGTCTTTTCAATCTCAAGACTATGTTTATACAAGAGGTAATAATCCTACATTAAGATTATTTGAAAACAGATTAGCGGAGTTAGAATATGGTAAAGGGGCAGTAGCTTTTTCTTCCGGGATGGCCGCTATTAGTTCAGTTTTATTTTCTCTTTTAAAACCCAAAGATAATGTAATAATTCATAAGACTCTTTATGGTTCAAGTTATAACGTGGTGACAAATATTTTGCCTAAATATGGAGTAAATTATAAAATAGTGGATCTTACAGATATAAGCGAATTAGAAAAAAGTATAGATGACTCTACAAAAGTTGTGTATTTTGAGACCCCTTCTAATCCAAATTTATCTATTATAGATATTGAAGAGGTTGCAAGGGTATGTCATAAAAAAGATATTAAAATTGTTGTTGATAATACTTTTGCTACCCCCTATTTTCAAAATCCTCTTCTATTGGGAGCCGATGTAGTTGTTCATAGTGCTACTAAATATATAGGAGGTCACGGTGATGCACTTGGGGGAGTTGCAGTTTCCCAAGATGAAAAGTATATACATTATTTAAAATTTGATTATATGTGTGAATTTGGTGGAGTAATGAGTCCTTTCAATGCTTGGTTGATGTTGAGAGGTATAAAAACTTTAGGTATAAGAATGAGACAACATGAAAAAAATGCAATAGAGGTAGCAAATTTTTTAAATTCGCATCCTAAAGTAAAAAACGTTATGTATCCTGGTCTTAAAAGTTTTAAAGGTTATGAAATAGCGAAAAAACAAATGAGAGGATTCGGAGCTATCATAAGTTTTGAAATAGAGGGAGGAACCAAAAATTTAGAGAAGTTTATAAGTAATTTAAGATTGTGTCAGTTAGCGGTAAGCTTGGGAGATACAGAAACATTAGTGGAAGTACCTTCCCTTATGACTCACAGAGGGTATCCAAAAGAAAAACTTGTGGAGTTTGGATTGAGTGAAAGTATGGTGAGAATATCAGTAGGGCTCGAAGATTACAATGATATCATAGAGGATTTAGATCAAGCTCTTAATCAAATTTAG
- a CDS encoding thiamine-binding protein yields the protein MPIVNLSLQVLPVVSEENIYPIVDKVIEYIKSTGVKYVVGPMETTMEGDLDALLEIVKKAQEICIKEGTNRVISIVKIDYKPEGVTIDEKIKKYENL from the coding sequence ATGCCTATTGTCAATTTAAGCCTGCAAGTATTGCCTGTAGTTTCTGAAGAAAATATATATCCAATTGTAGATAAAGTCATAGAATATATAAAGAGTACAGGTGTGAAGTATGTAGTAGGGCCAATGGAAACTACAATGGAAGGAGACCTTGATGCACTTTTAGAGATAGTGAAGAAAGCACAAGAAATTTGTATAAAAGAAGGTACAAATAGGGTCATCTCTATTGTAAAAATTGATTATAAACCGGAAGGAGTTACAATTGACGAGAAGATAAAAAAATATGAGAATCTTTAA
- a CDS encoding CapA family protein: MLFNLRKKYFIILAFLIFLLFLMSGCNFYTSTDIPTKGALSEEKKDIKTITITAVGDIMVHMPQAKSAIKPDGSYDFTPHFEEVREYIKDSDIAICNLETTISTPVKGYTGYPRFRSPEEIIPAIKYTGFNVVITANNHSLDNLEFGVVNTLNALDKYGLFHAGTYRNEEESKKILIIDKKGIKVAILAYTFGTNGMEVHIDRGKLKYMVNYIEEEKILKDINRAKEEGADIVILYLHWGMEYARTVDEERKTLTDKLFRAGADIILGTHPHVIQPMEKKKITTDDGEEKEVFVAYSLGNFISNQRDRYQDSGVIVNITITKKNDKTSITEVSYVPTWVRVFKKEGKTQYRILPVGKFLNCEELSSTELERIREVWQETTDIVGSDGIKIKD, from the coding sequence ATGCTTTTTAATTTGAGGAAAAAATATTTTATAATATTAGCTTTCTTGATATTCTTATTATTTTTAATGAGCGGGTGTAACTTTTATACAAGTACTGATATTCCTACAAAGGGAGCTTTGTCAGAAGAGAAGAAAGATATAAAAACTATTACTATAACTGCAGTAGGAGATATAATGGTTCATATGCCACAAGCTAAAAGTGCTATAAAGCCAGATGGAAGCTATGATTTTACCCCTCACTTTGAGGAGGTAAGGGAGTACATAAAAGACAGTGATATAGCGATATGTAACCTTGAGACCACTATAAGTACTCCCGTAAAGGGTTATACTGGATACCCTCGTTTTAGGTCACCAGAGGAAATTATTCCAGCAATAAAGTATACAGGTTTTAATGTAGTCATTACTGCTAATAATCACAGCTTAGATAATTTAGAATTTGGAGTTGTAAATACTTTAAATGCTTTGGATAAATATGGTCTATTTCATGCAGGCACTTATAGAAATGAGGAAGAAAGCAAAAAAATATTAATTATTGATAAAAAAGGTATAAAAGTAGCGATACTTGCTTATACTTTCGGAACAAATGGTATGGAGGTTCACATTGATAGGGGTAAGTTAAAATATATGGTAAATTATATCGAAGAAGAAAAAATTTTAAAAGATATAAATAGAGCAAAAGAAGAAGGAGCAGATATAGTAATCTTGTATTTACATTGGGGAATGGAGTACGCTAGAACGGTTGATGAAGAAAGGAAAACTTTAACTGATAAATTATTTAGAGCTGGTGCGGATATAATATTGGGTACACATCCTCATGTAATACAGCCTATGGAGAAAAAGAAAATAACTACAGATGATGGAGAAGAAAAAGAAGTTTTTGTGGCATATTCATTGGGAAATTTTATATCTAATCAAAGAGATCGCTATCAAGATAGTGGTGTAATTGTAAATATCACTATTACTAAGAAAAATGATAAAACAAGTATTACTGAAGTAAGTTATGTTCCTACTTGGGTAAGAGTCTTTAAAAAAGAAGGCAAGACACAATATAGAATATTGCCTGTAGGGAAATTTTTAAATTGTGAAGAATTATCAAGTACTGAACTTGAGCGAATTAGAGAAGTATGGCAAGAAACAACTGACATAGTAGGTAGTGATGGGATAAAAATTAAAGACTAA